From a single Oceanobacillus kimchii X50 genomic region:
- a CDS encoding RNA polymerase sigma factor — protein MEDQQIISYFLNNKFEIGIELFIEKYRSIVERFVFQLGVHPNKTSDVVRDAFLKISKSFKNYPDQDTNLSTLLYKITLNVVKNYKRKEKRKRNSEEKLKQQHEFLTDYFENKIHVLLHECIQQLEDKYKFALILYYIHDKSYEEIAVILQISPDAVENKINLGRESLKKKFTTEMNDIHKWLKSLNEEYKKLPEKTSTQQLLHAVKWQNEKKKKNWIPKIVVIFGLVLFVLFAIPMFDDFQQPTITEQEKMEQYFERKKEEYKQSLGVESVDNFIQVKQAKDVVILFRDKLVTGEDTDADDIQWYKDMIMTLLTTPKQLAEEQRKENTIFLNHPDYYTIQVSNHTSLEHYLSSLFKKHSLDKDLQQEIINNQESIDEIDVPEDIVSAIDAIKDNGYIIEQLEDATSLSLTVDESWAIQYIQDVDGSEPYVHVISIQEDLDSYYNGEPINLKDILLRIEEIYTTYPDDRHTIFVQQELALIGQYVLIDYLFVRDKFNSYEIDTKNPLSEEHQRELLFFVHNHHDSIYWSVVNEVVQELQRNNWIPVEELAHQEYWYIFVEPYQNLTKDSFLSLDKWPVVDTTHDIYQNYIEQNKQLTALSDASASEVLSLFMYASVKPDEKLVNKLKTENGLEIAIYDWYDIWRNSYYFIELKKEEDKAVYDFISFPNIYTEEETFQISIELIKQEGIWLINRIYDRTKTKEAPS, from the coding sequence TTGGAAGATCAACAGATAATAAGTTATTTTTTAAATAATAAATTTGAAATAGGAATCGAGTTATTCATAGAGAAATATCGTTCGATCGTAGAACGATTTGTTTTTCAATTAGGTGTTCATCCTAATAAAACTTCAGATGTTGTACGGGATGCATTTTTAAAAATCAGTAAGAGCTTCAAAAATTATCCAGATCAAGATACAAACTTATCAACTTTGCTATATAAGATTACATTAAATGTTGTTAAAAACTACAAGCGTAAAGAAAAAAGAAAACGTAATTCGGAGGAGAAGTTAAAACAGCAACACGAATTTTTGACTGATTATTTCGAAAACAAAATTCACGTTCTACTGCATGAATGTATACAACAATTAGAAGATAAATATAAATTTGCACTTATTCTTTATTATATTCATGATAAATCATATGAAGAGATTGCTGTTATTTTACAAATATCACCAGATGCAGTAGAAAATAAAATTAACCTCGGCAGAGAATCATTAAAAAAGAAGTTTACTACAGAAATGAATGATATACATAAATGGCTAAAGTCCTTAAATGAAGAGTATAAGAAACTTCCAGAAAAGACTTCTACACAACAACTTCTTCATGCTGTAAAATGGCAAAATGAAAAAAAGAAGAAAAATTGGATCCCGAAGATTGTTGTAATATTTGGTTTAGTATTATTTGTATTATTTGCAATTCCAATGTTTGATGATTTTCAACAACCTACCATAACCGAACAAGAAAAAATGGAACAGTATTTTGAGCGGAAAAAAGAAGAATATAAGCAAAGCCTTGGTGTAGAAAGTGTAGATAACTTTATTCAGGTGAAACAAGCAAAAGATGTAGTTATTCTGTTTAGGGATAAGCTAGTTACAGGTGAAGATACTGATGCAGATGACATTCAATGGTACAAAGATATGATTATGACACTTTTAACAACGCCTAAACAACTTGCAGAGGAACAGAGAAAGGAGAACACGATATTTCTAAATCATCCAGATTATTATACCATACAAGTTAGTAATCACACCTCACTAGAACATTACTTAAGCAGTTTGTTTAAAAAACATTCTCTTGATAAGGACCTCCAACAAGAAATTATAAATAACCAAGAAAGTATAGATGAAATAGATGTACCAGAAGATATCGTATCAGCTATAGATGCAATTAAAGATAACGGTTATATCATCGAGCAATTAGAGGATGCTACAAGTCTTAGTTTGACTGTAGATGAAAGTTGGGCAATACAGTATATTCAAGATGTTGATGGTTCTGAGCCATATGTACATGTGATATCCATCCAAGAAGACTTAGACTCTTATTACAATGGAGAACCTATTAATTTAAAAGATATTCTCTTACGAATAGAAGAAATTTATACAACATATCCAGATGATCGTCATACAATTTTCGTTCAACAAGAATTAGCTTTAATCGGTCAGTATGTGTTAATAGATTATTTATTTGTAAGAGATAAATTTAACTCTTATGAAATAGATACAAAAAATCCGTTATCTGAAGAGCATCAAAGAGAGCTGCTATTCTTTGTTCACAACCATCATGATTCTATCTATTGGAGTGTAGTAAATGAAGTAGTTCAAGAATTACAGAGAAATAATTGGATTCCTGTAGAAGAATTGGCACATCAGGAGTATTGGTATATTTTTGTAGAACCCTATCAAAATTTAACGAAGGATAGCTTTTTATCTTTGGATAAGTGGCCGGTTGTCGATACGACGCATGACATTTATCAAAATTATATTGAACAGAATAAGCAGCTTACTGCTCTATCTGATGCGTCTGCAAGTGAGGTATTGTCACTTTTTATGTATGCTTCCGTGAAGCCAGATGAAAAGCTTGTTAACAAATTAAAGACGGAGAATGGTTTAGAAATAGCGATTTATGACTGGTATGACATTTGGAGAAATAGTTATTATTTTATTGAATTAAAGAAAGAAGAAGATAAAGCGGTTTATGATTTCATATCTTTTCCTAATATATATACTGAAGAGGAGACTTTTCAGATTTCAATTGAGTTAATTAAGCAGGAAGGTATCTGGTTAATAAATAGAATATATGATAGAACCAAAACAAAAGAGGCTCCATCTTAA
- a CDS encoding glucose-6-phosphate isomerase, translating into MTHVSFNYEKALSFFEKQEITNLEPFVHTAHQMIHERIGAGKDFLGWLDLPRNYNREEYKRIKAAAEKIKKDSDILLVIGIGGSYLGAKAALEMLNHSFQNLLSKDKRQVPQVIFVGHHLSSTYMSELFDILKDKDFSINVISKSGTTTEPAIAFRIFKKYLEEKYGQDEAKKRIYATTDRAKGALKTTADSNDFETFVIPDDVGGRYSVLTAVGLLPIAASGINIDDMMEGAKAAMEDLANPVVSENPAYQYAAVRNILYQKGKVTELLINYEPSLQYFSEWWKQLFGESEGKDQKGIYPSSANFTTDLHSLGQYIQEGRRNIFETILHVNEPKKDLTLEKEESDLDGLNYLAGKSIHEINDKAFQGTLLAHTDGDVPNLIVEVPRLDAYTFGYLVYFFEKACAISGYILGVNPFDQPGVEAYKKNMFALLGKPGFEDQKEELEKRL; encoded by the coding sequence TGTTCACACTGCACATCAAATGATTCATGAACGTATTGGTGCAGGAAAGGACTTCTTAGGTTGGCTTGACTTACCTAGAAATTATAACCGTGAAGAATATAAACGAATAAAGGCTGCAGCTGAAAAGATTAAAAAAGACTCCGACATTTTACTTGTTATTGGAATTGGTGGCTCATATTTAGGCGCTAAAGCAGCACTTGAAATGTTAAATCATTCTTTCCAAAACCTTCTTTCTAAGGACAAACGCCAAGTTCCACAAGTTATTTTTGTTGGTCATCATTTAAGTTCAACCTATATGTCTGAGCTTTTTGATATTCTTAAAGACAAAGATTTCTCCATTAATGTTATCTCAAAGAGTGGAACGACAACGGAGCCTGCAATTGCTTTTCGTATTTTCAAAAAATACCTCGAAGAAAAATATGGTCAAGACGAAGCGAAAAAGCGTATTTATGCAACAACTGACCGTGCCAAAGGTGCTTTAAAAACAACTGCAGATTCTAATGATTTTGAAACGTTTGTAATTCCTGATGATGTTGGAGGGCGATACTCCGTATTAACAGCAGTAGGTTTACTTCCAATCGCTGCTAGTGGCATCAACATCGACGACATGATGGAAGGTGCTAAAGCTGCAATGGAAGACCTTGCTAATCCAGTCGTATCTGAAAATCCAGCATATCAATATGCAGCCGTAAGAAATATTCTTTACCAAAAAGGAAAAGTTACCGAGTTATTAATCAATTATGAGCCGAGCTTACAATACTTCTCTGAGTGGTGGAAACAACTATTTGGAGAAAGTGAAGGAAAAGACCAAAAAGGGATTTATCCTTCATCAGCAAACTTTACTACAGATCTTCATTCACTTGGACAATACATTCAAGAGGGACGTCGTAATATATTCGAAACCATCTTACACGTCAATGAACCAAAAAAAGATTTAACATTAGAAAAAGAAGAATCAGATCTAGATGGATTAAATTACTTAGCTGGTAAGTCAATTCATGAAATTAACGATAAAGCTTTCCAGGGAACACTGCTTGCGCATACGGACGGAGATGTACCAAACTTAATCGTAGAAGTTCCTAGATTAGATGCATATACTTTTGGGTATCTTGTCTATTTCTTTGAAAAAGCATGTGCAATAAGCGGATATATTTTAGGTGTTAATCCGTTTGATCAGCCTGGAGTTGAGGCATATAAAAAGAATATGTTTGCTTTACTAGGAAAACCAGGGTTTGAGGATCAAAAAGAAGAATTAGAAAAGCGTTTGTGA